The DNA sequence CGGTGTGCTGCCCGTGGAGGAGGTGAGGGTAGGTTTGGAATGTTGTCATTAGCCTGACGGCCTCTTCTTTGgacttgaggttctagattaaccTCATCCTAACCATTGTCATCTACCTCATCCTAACCattgtcatctacctcctcccccggaagaacatgtccgagagcatcattatgagccatttggtacctaaagtgattgatacacaaaagttagaaaaatagaaggaaggaaaaacaagatacacaaatagttagatagatagccaacaccgtctaaatccccggcaacggcgccaaaaagtgattaaggccaaacctacaccactgtagagtagcgaggatggtcgatgcagttttacccaacgaggtcgagatcgatttccacagggagttaatttggtgtggagttgggtatctaactaatctagatgtgcgtgttgttcctaattgcacttccaaatatTATTgcattgattctattctaattttatgcTAAGTGTAAGTTAAGTACattatttttggtgaaagttttcaagtgttaaaaggcactagggaagtgacttccgcctaggtgagtatctaatgggtatcaagaatctaggaaaaagcttgttatgattggggtcatgatataaccatcacacataagtgctcactttatacctctcgatagtttgaacgactttgcccgatttggctttctcaaacccaaatgggtgttcatacaatacaagttaAATTGGCTCAaatcgggtattactatctctaggtttaaccctttaattggggctatcaatctcttgagttcaccctaattccttgttagcctaattttcctagacttagtccctctttctcaagaagagcctaaatCATAAAGGCATGAGTAAGTGTTTGCAActactaattctacaattttagcatgaattacgctaaatatcactaacccataaacaattaagccctaaaattcaatacccattaaatacctacactagggttgggtcacaacactatctatggggtctagctactcataataacaacagaaataaaaaataaagataaaatataagccataatattaaagtacaagatgaaaatctaaagtttgaaggtaaatctactctaaaattgcccaaaaagggaaaaactagccgttcacgtgctctgctaaacaaaacttaacctaaaattgataaaaggatttgaaacttaacctaaaattgataaaaggattTGTTTATACTAGGCTAAAAATTtcgaacaaaaatgcccctgcgtaGGTTTCGCGGACACGTAATTCTGTCTGCGTTCGCGCTTGggctttcgcggccgcgtaatagtGAGCGCGGTCCACGTTTCTTCATATCTGGGCCTGGTTAGATCTTCgtttcgcggaccgcgtaatGTTCACCGCGTCCGCGTGAGATTCCTTCGTGGATGCATAATTTGGACGCGGACCGCCTTCTTCATTTATGCCCATCCTGCAAAGTCTCTCAACCTCGACAAATGTTGTCCGCTAAATTCCAACCACGGCCGCGCCAGTTACTTCGCGGTCGCATCTTTCTACCGCTCTGAGCGCTCAATTTTAGTGTTCAAAATAGCCTCTCTAAATCTCTATTTCGCAGTCCGCGGAATAATGGTCGCCTCAGCGATGATAATTTTGTGCCCGCCTTTTTCTATCGCGGTCCGCGTTCCATAGTATTGGTCCAGCCTTGGGTTTTGTTCAAGTTTGAATCCTTTATGAGTTAGTTATGGCTTCTTTGGCTCATTTCGAATAAAACCCtacaagcaagcacattaagttagtttccgggaataccttcacgcatttttggcccaaaacctaagtaaaagagaataaataataggctaaaatccctacttatcaggaAACACTTCAAAAGGTAAGGAAGTGGCAAGTGAGGCACACCTTAAACtcgaaaatgagctcaaaatggtAAAATCGAGTGTATGTGCTGAACTTGAAAGAAATAGACAACTTTAGGAAGATCTAAGCAGGGTTAAAAATGATCTAGATAAATCTCTAAAGTAGATCTGGTCCTTTGATACAATCACTTATATGTATAAAAGTAACGGGGGGAACATGTAGGGAATTGGGTTCCAAAAAGAAAAGGCTCCTTACAACCCACATAGCAAGCATGTCATTGTCCCTGATAACTGGCTTTGCACTCATTGTGGTAACACTGGGCATTTTAAAGACTCTTATAAAGCTAGATTTCAGTCCCagcagaaaaataaagtttttgttgAAAAAGTACCTACTGCTAAGGAACCTGGTCCCTCCAATAAAAACGTGTGATGCTTGCTTGGAcaagaaaaaattaaattctcCCTTTTCCTCACTACacgggacccaaacttgtttggatTCCTAAGTCTAatctttgatttccttgtgcaGGGAGCAGTGAAAGGAAGCAGCCAAAGATGGTATATGGACAGCGACTACTCTAAGCATATGACTGGAAGTACtgatgatttcctttcactcaaagccctgcaaGGTGGGAGTGTGTCCTTTGTAAATGGCAAAaaaggatacattctgggagttggaaaaGTTGGAAAGATACTCACTCACTCAATTGAGAATGTGTATTATGTGAATGGCCTAAAATACAGCCTGCTGAGTGTTTCTCAAATCTGCGACAAAAGAAACAAAGTGGATTTCTTATCAAAGACTTGCACAGTCACCAATATTGTGACTGGTGAAGTGGTTCTGatggccaaaaaattcaaaaacatcTACGTCGCTGGCTTTGAGTCCTTAAATAGTGGGGATCTTACATGTTtgagtgttgttgatgatgatgccaAACAGTAGCACAGAAGATTGGGACATGCAAGCTTCTCCTTGCTGAACAAGCTAGTTAAGAAGGACCTGGACCGTGGGCTGCCAAAGTCAAGgttcaaggatcacaaagtgtgtgatgcatgtgtgaAAGGAAAGCAAGTCAAGTCCTCCTTCAAGCCAAAAAAGGAAGTAAGCACCTCAAGGCCATTGGATTTTCTTCATATGGATTTGTGTGGAACTATGAAGTTGACCAATAGAGGAGGAAAGAAATATATTTTTGTCATTGTGGATGACTACTCCAGATTCACATGGACCTTGTTCCTCAGAACCAACGATGAAACTTTCCAGTCTTTACTGCTTTTGTGAAGcaaattcaagtgaaaatgagccaTAATGTTGTAAGCATAAGATCTGATCATGGTACAGAGTTTGACAATGCAAAATTTGACGAATTCTGGGCTTAAAATGGTATAAGTCATAATGTTTCAGCTCCCAGAACActccaacaaaatggtgttgtgaaGAGGaagaataggactcttgaagacatggcaaggacGATGCTGAGTGGAGAAGTGGCACTCACTTTTCCATGGATGCTGATGATGGATCCCACTTAGAGGAACCTAGGTCTTCTCACCATGAGATTCAGGTGTCCAACTGGAAGCACAAAATCTCATATCCTCTCCAAAATATGATCACTCCTCTTGCTTCAGGGATTTAAACCAGATCAAAGACACGAAGCATGTTTGCCTTCTCAGCCTTCATGTCTTAAattgagcccaaaaatatcaaggaagcattgaaagatgTTGATTGGATTATTTctatgcaagatgaactccatcaatttgagaggaacaaaATGTGGCACCTGGTTCCTCGATCTTAAGATAGAACTATTATTAGAACCAGGTGGGTATTCAGAAATAAGCTTGATGAATTTTtaaatacaacaagaaataaGGCCAAGTTGGTGGTTCAAGGTTATAATCAAGAAGAAGGtattgactatgatgagacttttgctctaGTTGCACGAATGGGGGCCATCAGAATTCTCATTGCTTTTGCATcacatatggaattcaaattgttccaaatggatgtcaagagtgcattTTCTAATGAATATTTAAAGGAAGAAGTCTTTATCaaacaaccacctggttttgaatGACATGAGCATCCTGAACATATATTTAAGCTCGACAAGGCACTATATGGTTTAAAGCAGGCCCCTCGTGCATGATATGAAAGGTTGTCCAGGTTCCTTTTGGAAAATGGGTTTACAAGTgaaaaaattgacaacactctcTTTTTGAAGAAAAGAGGGAGGAACCTGCTGATTGTGCAAGTTTATGTTGACGACATcatatttggtgcaacaaatgattCTTTATGTGAGGAGTTTTCCAAGCTTATGGGAAGCGAGTTTGAGATGAGCATTATGGGGGAACTGAACTTCTCCCAAGTCTGCAAGTTAAGCCAACCTCTAGGGGAACAATAATAAGTCAGCAGAAATACATCAAAGAGCTTCTGAAGAAGTTTGAGATGGAAAGCTCAAAGACCATTGATACTCCTATTGCCACTGCTACTCGTCTGGACATGGACAAACCTGGTTCCCCTGTGAATGAAACCATATATCAGGGTATCACTAGTTCACTCCTGTATCTCACAGCCAACAGACCTGACATTGTGTTCAGTGTGGGATTATGTGCTATATTCTAATCaagtccaaaggaatctcatctgaaagATGATAAGAGAATTctgaggtatctcaaaggaaTATAAGACCTGGTCCTCTACTATCCCTCAGGAGACAATTTTGACTTAATTGGGTATGCTGATGCTGGTTATACTGTTTATttggtggatagaaagagcacatcTGGGATGGCATATTTTCTAGGATCATGCTTGATTTTATGAGGTACACAGAAACAAAACTCTATGGCTCTTTCTACTGCAGAAGCTGAATATGTGGCAACTGCTTCCTGTTGTGCTCAATTGCTGTGGATCAAGAAACAACTGGAAGATTTTGGTGTGTTCTCTGATTGTGTGCCATTAATGTGTGACAATACAagtgctctcaacatggcaaagaactcGGTTCAGCATAAAAagacaaagcacattgatgtgcgacatCACTTTCTCAGGGACAATGTTGAAAAGGGTCTCATCTGTATGAAATTTTGCAAAACAGAGGACCAGGTAGCTGATATCACCAAAGAATTGAGCAGAGAGCATTTTGAAAAGAATCGACTAGAGTTGGGACTAATAAAATTGAACTGAGCACCAGGCCCCTCAATGATTGACTATGAAGGAATAAAAAAGTAAActgctaaaaagtattttctggtaATTTCTAACTCAATTCTATACCGTTGCAGAGCAAACAAGTAGCTAATGATATTGCATTTTGGTAGAAGGATGatgctcatatttataaaattcagtcagggaacctggttctctaGACTCAGGTTAGTAGTTCCTTTTACACTCATGCACATTTTAAACGGCTATAAAAGTGTCACGCCATGATTAAAATATGCCCGCTTTTCTCTCATCCTTTTTAAGCCCCAATGTCACACTAGTTACAAACTGACCTGTCTACCCAGTCCATTGCACCCATTTGTAACCGGTCCCTCATTCCCTCTAAATAACCCCAAAAGACGTTTTTCGCACAATTGTCTACATAAAATTCATCAAACTCTTATCCTCTCTCAgaaaaccctctctctctctctctctctctctctctctctcgtgtCTTTACTCTCAAAAATCACCATGTCTTCCCAGAATCCAGAGTCTCCAAGGGCTACCATTGTGTCTTCGTCTCATGAAGCACTGCAGCAAGAGCCTGAGTCTCAACTTTTACCTAGTGAAAACCCCAACTCAGACCAACAACCACCCACTGTCTCCTATCCAACCCCAACGAGTTATGGTTCTCACCGTAGCCAAAAAAATCAAACTCCCAAAaggtttgtcgatacgatctatCCCTCTGCTTCACCAAAAGAAATGGTAGAAGATGAAATAATGGACAGAGAAGAGAGACCAGAGGTTTTGAATCAGCAAGTTGGGGAGGTCTCTGTAGCCCAAGAGGATGTTGCTGGTAGTGGTGAAGCATCAGAAGTGCCTATCACTCCTCCTACTCCAATGTTTGATCTGAATGTTGCTTCTCCGTCAGGTAATGCCTCTCTTGCATCTACTAATTTGACACTGCTGGGTGTAATTGAAAGGGAAGCTATAGAGAATATGTTACTTATTGTTACAGAAGAAGGATTGGTTGGGGAGTATATGTGTGGTGATGTGACTGCTGGGTCTCAGGGGGAAGGAGAAGGAAATGGAGTTGGAAGTGGGGAACTGGTGCCTCATGGTAACTTGGTGCTAGTTAGTACTACATGGGAGCCAACATAGGGACTTTCTCCCTCTGCCCAAGAAGAGCACTCTtctcctacttgggatgaaacccCATTCTCTACAAAAGAGCCCATGGACAGTTCTGACCTTGCTCCTTCTCCTCACTTTGATGCAGTGCCATTAGATTTTGTAATTCTTGAGATAAAACCTTTGTTTGAAGAAGAGAATGATGACAGTGAGGAGGACTATGATGATGTGATTGTGGCAAAGTTTATTGCTGCTAAAAGTGGTAGGGTAGTCTCCAAAAAGCACATTTTTAAAACCCCCACTACTAGGCAGCATAAGAAAGAAGCTCTTCAGAGTGCTTGAAGAAAaacaaggagaaaaagaaaagaagaaggttGGTAAAAGGGGAAAAGTTAGTAAATGAGGAGGATGTGCCTCCGAAAAACGTTGTGAATGttgaagatgaagaggtaaatgAGGAACCTGCTTCCTTGGTTTGTAAATCCTCTGAGAAGTATGTGCTTGCAAAGCCAAAGAGAGGATCGTCTGTGAAAGGGGTGGAGATTGATAAAGAGAAGAGTGTTGAAGAAAAAGAGTCTGGTGAGAAAAGTAAGTCTGAAAAGAAGGAGAAAAGTGTGAAGAAGTCTTAGAAGAGGAAGGAAAGTGACAGataggaacctggttcctccaagaAAGCCAAAGTAGAAGTGTCTGAAGTTGAGAGAAGGGAAACCTGGATAAGCAAAGGGTATTATGGGGTAGAGCATTTGACGCTGACATTCTTGAAATGTTAGGCATGAGACATCTGTTTGCAATCCACGAGTTTCAAAAGTGGACTCATATGTTTACCATTCAGAGTCCCAAAGTTTATGAAGAAGAGGTTTGTAGTTTCTACGCAGATCTGTTCACTGTGGAAGATGCCAATATCAATCTGAAGGTTAATGGAGTGGATTTTGTGATGGATGAAGCTGTACTGGGAAGTATATTGGGTGTTCCCACTGAGTGGCTCTCATCTGTTGAAGGGACTTATTCCCCTGATTTTAGGAAGATCATTCTAAAAGCTCAGGCTGTTCAGAAATGGGAACGGGAGCACAAAAAGGCCCAACTTCCAGAATATCAGCCTATGTTTGAGATAGTGAACAAGGTCCTGGTCTCATGTGCAGAGAGGCATTCCATTACTTCAAAAGTGTACATGTTCCTCATGGAAGCACTAGATGCATACACTACCATCAACCTGCCTGGTATCATAATTGAACATATGAAAAAAGTGGTAGATTTAAAGGACGGGAACCATGGTTTGACTTATGGGTTCTTGATCACTAAAGTGTTTGAATATTATAAAGTCCCTTTGGGAAGAGCAGCAGTGAGAACTCGAAAGAAAACATTCTCAATGATAACCTTGGAGGAGTGCGAGTGTATAAAcaagaagggggggggggggggtattggCAGTAATTTTACTATTTCTCAGCTAATCGATGCTCAGACTGCTGCTAACGAGGAAATAAGTAGGCTGAAGGCTAGGAATGTTGTTCTTGAGGGACATATCAGTCAAGCCAAGGAAGAACCTGGTTTTAGCAGTACACAGGATGCAGAGATTGCACGCTTGACTGCTGAAAATGCAGACCTAAGGAAACAGGTTGAGGACCTGAAAGAGCAGCCGATAAATGAGCAGCGGTCTGTAAATGATCGAGTGGATATTCTTCTCAAAGCCCTTGCCTCTTCATCCTTCCCTCcctcttccagtgcccctttaaCAGTTCCCTTGTCAGTATCCAGTTTAACGATGTTTGTCTTAACCCAGTGTCCCTTTTTAGCTTGTTATTTTTATGACTGTGGTACTTTAAGTTTTTTTTGTGGATGTTCTTGTAACAATGGTACTACTGCCTCTGTTTTCTTCTCAAATTAATTAATGAGCATCTCAGTCTTTTGTTATGCATGTTATACTCTTGTGCTCGATTTTTAGCTatgttgtgtgcacacaagtGGCATGCATTAACTTTGATGGACTTCTTTTTGCATTTACTTGCATAtattctttttatgatgccaacaGGGGGAAGAAAATTGAAGAGGGGTCAGAAAGGGGAAACATGTTCTCAAGAAAAATAAAACTAATCTGTAGGGTGAATTATATGGACATCTGGTTCTCAGGGGGAACTTCAATTCtatttttgtcatcatcaaaaaggaaaaaattgataagttatgtgcctttatatattgatgatttaacaaacttcATATAAGAACCAGATAGGAAATCTGTTACACAACCTCAAAGTGCTCAGAACAACAAGTCACATGTCTGGCACAAGTTCCAATATTATCAGTCAAAGAAACAGCAGAGGGAACAAATGACTATTAGTTCCTCCGATCACAGTACAATTCAACTCCTTACAACTGTTAAAGTCGCTGCACTATTGCGTTATTGCACTACACACACAACAGTGCAATAGTCACTTTATAGAGCATGCTATGTACCTGATACTTGCTTACATGATCCCAATGACCTCACTTATATATTACCAACATGAGGCAAGGGAAAACACACACTCGCAAACCCTAAATCATTAAGTCTCTCTCAAGTGTGTTGCCGCCTTCATTGACTCCATGGCTTGAAGAACAAATAAGCAACAGAACAAAGGACCAAATCCCACCACTAAGTTTATCGTGTGTCCTTAGTATCATTATATATTTTCTTAATGTTATTCACTTGTAATTCCGACTCAACTTGGTTAGAAGCATCTTACATGATATTTTCTATAAAACCATAAACAATgtgtttgtgtttggctagagttagtcaaagtggtgagctttgtaatagagttattataaaGAGACTTGCAATAGAGTTAttgcaatatatatataaacattcACAAAATTATATCAATATAAGGGGAAGATGAGGTCCCCTGTTGATAGGGCTGCTTATTGGGCGGATTGtgcggttatttactcttaacgatttggcttatcggttatcgtcttttaaatgtattaatcggctagtcacccgataagatatcgggcggattggtatcggtttagctcttatcgggcggttatcgggtggtttatcggcctaattcaatctatattgcgtgcattaattgtttgttgaccgctgtgactcaaaataaaattctTACGCTCAACAGACTATATTCCAGTCTATAGAATACAATCGATGAGTCcattacatcccaaagcagacAACATTACAGATGAGTCCAGAATACATATGTCTTTCCTCCGCCCACAACTGCAAAGGAAAAGTCAATGCTCCCTGATTAATTCTGAAATGATAAAATTCCAGTCAATATTCAAAATGAGTCAagaatacatatttcaaaatgattaatccataagtgagAAGACTACACAGAAATGTTTGGCCTGCAGCTAATGCCTAACAATGCTTGAATTTCTACAGCTTTAAAGTTCAAACAACAGCTTAATCCATAAGTGAGTAGATCCATGTAAAAAAATATACAACAACCAAATTTCAGCATTAGGCAACGAAGTAGAGACTGTGATAAATACTACTGTCTTGATTCTTGTTTGATGTTTAGATAACTTTTCTCATACATATTCTTTCCGAATAGATCATTAAGTACTCAATATTCATTTCGCATCATATTTTCCAGTAGAATCATCTCTGGGGATGAGcctattaacaacttataattatcagaagaaatagaagagaacACTTGGTATAATATATGACATCAAAATTATTTGTATTCAACTCTGATTAGTAGGTTCTGAAAAGGAAATACATGCAATTAGAAACCTATTGATTAATGACTACTCCTTTGGAATATGCTACTTTGCCTCATGGTTAGAAAACCAGTATATCTTCCCTTCCTAACATATctactgaaaaataaaatattctttCCTCTCATCATATGTTTCTAAATTCTAatcaccataacccaagatgatgaaaaaggaaaaagcagccaaaattaatttataattcCCAAATTAAGGGATGGCGAGATACAAAATTCACAGTTTTCACAACCATTAGCTTGGTGAAGCATTTCTGCTTATTAAGTACAACAGTATAACTTAAGTTCTCTTTATCATAAAGAAACTATCAACTACTTATTAGTGATAATAGAAGATAGGATGTCTACTGATAATTATTAATATTGACTAATCATAGCAGTTGCAAGTACAAATTCAATACTTGAAGCCTTGATGGATTAAATTTGAATTCTTACTAGATATATTACCACTACACGTTAATTACGGAAGGGTCTTTTCCATTGCTGGCTAAATctgaagaaaaaaattaaaataatgagtCGTGCGATAAATCAACAACACTTATCTACAACAAATATAGTAACAATATTATTACCTTGTTCAAGCTGCTCGATTTTATCAAGATCTTCCTCAACACTAACCGGTTGTTTTGATTTTGTATTTTGAAGCCAATCTTGAAGACACACTAGTTACAGTACTACGAAAAGGGATCTGAAAATAAGGTTGCGCCACTTTCATAAAGTCTCTAAAACCTTCTTTTTCAACAAAGCTAAAAGGAAGCTCATCAACTATTACCATACGACCTAACGCCTTCCTACACTcttcttgatcaaatttccaaGTAACAACAGCTACGTCATCCTGACTACCCCCCGGAACAGATTGAAAGCCTAAATTTGATTGTTTTTTATCAACAATAGCAGGGAATTTAGGACACTTATTCATATGAGTAAGAAGTGTCGACGTACCGTCTTTGGTCTTAAAACAATACTCAATAAAGCAATAGTCACATTTTGCTTTTGTACTCCCTTCAGAAATAATAATTTCTGTAAAATGATCCCACACAATagatattttttcctttttttggttatatttgactcCGTTGTTTGAGCTTGACTTATTGCATTTGAATTAGAAGCCCCACTTTCACCCATCACCTTATCACTTTATATATTTTCAGCCATGCTATGAGTCACtgcaacaagaaaagaaaaggaatgaGAATAACAAGTTGCTTAACAGATATTTATACAGGTACTGTCAAAATCGATCTCAAACATATGAGTTTTGTGAACTTTAAACATTATGCTGATTACTGTTGcttttaaattttatatactgAGAACGGAGTCAAACATCCTAAATTTTGTATGCTTTTAAAGTGAGAAGTTTTTGATTCTTCACAAAACTTGTGTTTATGTTTCAAAACAGATGAGTTCCTGTTTATGTATACTGAAGCAAGCATTTGAATACTTTGAGAATTGAGATGCTCTTTGATTTTAAAGACATCAACAAGAAAAGAAACTTTCCATCTGCTGCTCTGGCTATGGCAAGACTGCGAGTCGACGAGACTGCGGGAGGGAGACGGCGAGTCGAcgagatagagtactggaagtcGACGAGATAGAGTGCTGGTGGCTGCTGGTTGAAATTTAGGCGTTAGGGTTTctaaatgtctaatagtaaattagtaatgGAGAATAGAGATAGAGTACTGAAAGTGGAAGaatgatttttaattatttaatatatatatatatatatatatatattatttttttttctttttcttaacgggttaacggattatccgttaagaaaattgaataatccgcccccaaacagATAAGccattaataaaaaaatttcaatccgttccccatccgttaaaccgttaacccgacaCTATTAAGCCATTAAGCTTCAATTTCAGTTTAgttttcgatttcggttcggttttgaacacccctacctgTTGATTATCATTAATGTCTACCATTGTATCACTATTAAAAGCACTAATTTTCCTTTGAAAAATAGTTCCTAAGATGTCTGCCCATACTGCATCATTTGCAAACACCGGAGGAACTGCCAAAAATTGGGTCTTGTCAAAAATATCCTTTCTAGCTCCTTCCTTTGCGAGGAGGTCCGCCACTTGGTTCTGCTCCCTGTAGCTATGGCCTATGACTGGGTTTCCCAGTTGCTCCATTAGATACCTGCATTCTGAAATTATGGGGTTGTGAGTTAAGTAACCATGCTTTAACATTTCCAGCACCACTTCAGAGTTAGTGTCAATCACAATAGGTGACAATCATTGATCTAGAGCTATT is a window from the Nicotiana tomentosiformis chromosome 10, ASM39032v3, whole genome shotgun sequence genome containing:
- the LOC138900596 gene encoding uncharacterized protein, producing MSLSLITGFALIVGAVKGSSQRWYMDSDYSKHMTGSTDDFLSLKALQGGSVSFVNGKKGYILGVGKVGKILTHSIENVYYVNGLKYSLLSVSQICDKRNKVDFLSKTCTVTNIVTGEVVLMAKKFKNIYVAGFESLNSGDLTCLSVVDDDAKQ